TTCCTGGCATTTTTAACACATTACCAATTTGCTGCTGTGACATTTGATTCCCTGGTGGAATCATTTGGAGGGGAGGGGGGTTGTCTGAATGCTTGTACAAAGTCACGCATTGCAACCACATACATTTATTATCAGCCTGTTCTATCTTGCGCTGTCTGTTTTGTCAATTTGCAATATGTCACGATTGAAGGGGATTACTTAATTTGATCACAGGGGTGAAACTGTCACGACATTTGAATGATTTTGTCATCAAGGTTAGGATCAATGGGGAAACATTAATTGTACAACTTCGAGgtctgctgggcccaatttcatagagctgctaaaagacactggtgtatctcaatatgcataacttaacaaacctgtgaacaattgAACcaaactggtcgtcgaagttgcgaaagaaaaaaaaaaccttgttgtcgcacaagttgtgtgctgccagatgccttgaatttgagaccttatATGAGGTCTCAATTTCAGTtctaatattttaaaaactctgtaacttcagagggggtcatttctcacaatgttttatactatcaacagctctccattgcttgtaactcATTTCTGTATGTTATCATCAACATAAGCCCAGACAATCTTGTCAGAAAAATGTctagaaaataaataagaaacagAAATACACAGTTTCGTTTTGGAGTTGGAAAAGGTCAATTCGGTTGGCTACCTTTGTCTGACCAAAAGTTggacaactacatgtactacgGCTGCTCTGGGCATTCTGGCACAAGCCACGGGACTAATGTTTTATGCCTATATGCGCTATCTAAAGCAATGATGTATGTGGGACTAAAGTGGTCCCCGAAATGTTCCAATACCCACAAAACTTTCATCATCTATAGCAACACACTTAGTAACAGCCGCTGCCACAGACATAGCTGCAGCCACAGACAGCTCTAGCCACCTAATCAGACACTGGCTTACATGTTTGTAATGTATACCGTTTAAATTGTTCCCTTCTTGTACACTTTTTGCTGTCATCGATTATCTTTTGTTCGGTCAgtaatcaaaaattaaaaataatattaatatctaGTTTTTCCCAGACATATTGTCCTTTATGAAATTTACAGTGGCTGCTTGAAATATTTAAAAGGCATGGGTTTTCATGATTACAGTCGTATTATATTACGCACGTTACTACCCTTGTCCATTAATTATGAGGTCACACTGAGACATCTGTTGTAAAATCAATACATAATGTAATTTGTTGCTTGTACTGAGTTCACAATACGCTCTGATGCCAAAGGAGGCTTTATTTACAGTTGACGAGCATGAAATGTCATAACAGGTACAGGGTAGatctatatatttatttaagcCTATCAGGTCATACATGACAACACATTATTGCAAATTAATCACCAAGATCAGAGTGTACACAATGAGCCATTCAGAATAGgcaatgttttgtgtttttctaatTCTCTCAAAATTGCTTCCACTCACCCACCCATTCAATCAACCTAAATTTCCGTTTTCAAAACAATGAACGGCTTCATTATCTTTACATTGAAGAACAAATTCATGCCTATATAAACCACCTGaatgaatcccacccgagagaTTCACTGTACCCgtggattttctttttttttttttttttacaaaactctaGAAATCTGACCAGTGCTTATAATGAGAAAATTCATGTGATGATATTTAATtccccgctgccaaaacatagggttcgaactgcctctagctaccgggcaacctcggtagtctagttggtcaagacactgctctagaattacaagggtcatgggttcgaatcccacccgagtaacatgcctgtgatattttttcacaggactcgggaaagttctgagtatacagtgctaacacacattggtgtatatgggtaaaaaccaaaataaatatttgttatcccgatgcaaatttaacatctctttcTCCATTTTGAGGAATCAGGTAGTTAATTTCCTTGACCCAAAGCAAATTTTTCAGAAATTGGATGAATTTACGAGATGCAGAGTCAGGGAAGATACTGTGGCAGGGAAGCGAAGATTTGTAAGTATTCACCTAAAAcacttggtgtatgccaacatatgcataaaataacaaacttgtgaaaatttgagctccattggtcgtcggagttgagagataactataaaagaaaaaaacacccttgtcacacgaagttgagtgctttcagatgcttgatttccagacctcaaattctaaatctgacgtctcgaaatcacttcagagggagccgtttctcacaatgttttatactaacaacctcgttaccaagtgaggttttatgctaataattattttgagtaattaccaatagtgtccactgccttttatagGGTACaaattcaaaccggggaccttaCTATAACAAAAGAGAAAATAGGGTTTCGGTTCGGGAAAGGCCCACAGTTGGAACACGTGTACAATACCAATAGGAGCtgctaataaaaaataaaaataaaaagttagtgtataaacaaaagagagaCAATAGGATGTCCACACAGGGGCAGAGTCACACTCGCGTGCGTTGGCAGTGTGTGTAAACGGCCACTGCTTGTATATTTTAGGGTGATATACGAGGCATTTGACAGGAAACCAGTTccgttttatgctgataattattttgagtaattaccaatagtgtccactgcctttaaagtgttcCCAAACTCTTTTCCTTCCACAGAAGTAACCCCCTCCCCTAAAATCCTCCGAAGAGTTCCTGAGATTACAAGTATCGAGTCCAACAAATGTATACAAACCACTCTGAGGTTGCAAAAtagcctggggtcgatttcacataaATAAGTCGTAGTGTAACTTAGGCCTGGCCTAGTCATTAAAAacctaaggctagtcctaagttaggagatATAAGACTAGtttagtcttaaaggcagtggacacttttggtaattactcaaaataattattcgcataaaaccttacttgctgacgagtaatgggagagtttggtagtataaaacatagtgagaaacggctccctctgaagtgacactgtttttgagaaataagtaattttcaacgaatttgatttcaagacctcagatttagaatttgaggtctcgaaatcaaccatctaaaagcacacaactttgtgtgacaagggtgtttttttctttcattattatctcgcaacttcgatgaccaatcttgaaagctcaaattttcacaggtttgttattttaatatgcattttttttataaggcgatacaccaagtgagaagactggtctttgacaattaccaatagtgtccagagtctttaactctttgtgaaatccaccttaGGTCCCTTTAAAAATTGCATTTATAATGTAGTAACCATGACTGCTGTTGACGATGCAGGCAACATGAGTGCAATTACTAATTCAGCTATTTAAACCAGTTTGTGATGGCAATGCTtcacatggttttttttaagaataataATCAGTCTAGGGTGCTTATAATCTACGACTGTCACAAAGCGCTTATTAAGACAGGTGTGCTAAGTACTTGAATTTTATAAGAGGGTTTACAAGGCTCTTCCATGGTCGTGTCCATGCTGCTCAAATGCTATCCCTCCAGTAGTTGAAGTCTgcaagcacagaaatttgctaagcacaaaataatcttgcttagcaaatcaagcttaccagccagaataccatatagttaccattgctgcgactggtaccccaGTAATTTCTTGcaatacttttttgtgcttacaggctttatgaaattttgccccgggctcttttacatgcatttataCACAACGCAGGGGatctatacatgtagtttattcctatctgataatggttgagtgtcttgctgaaggacacaagtgtcaagaccagggcccaatttcatagagctgctaagaacaaaaatttgcttagcatgaaatttcttccttgataaaaacaggattaccaaccaaatttccatttgttgcatacttCTTGTTACTGgcctggtattcagctgttgtttgcttaaatcctgaaaatcacgtggaaatttggttggtaatccttgtTTTTaacgaggaagaaatttcatgctaagcaaatgtttgtgcttagcagctcaatgaaattgggcccaggactcaaacccacacacactctgttgatcagtaAACACCAGAGCTCAAGTCAATTGTGCTAGATTGCTAAACGATTTGACGACTAATTGACCCCTTAATGTTGGCCTTATTGGACTTTGACTGtctgtgttgaagaataggatcACAATATTCAGTTACATTGtagtaatacatgtacatgtattgtggcAGAGTGACTTACACTGTTCATACATTTTTGGTTTCAGGGCAACACTGTAATAATTCTGAGTATTCAATCTCTCTTGTTCATTGTATGCGCTAGACCAGGTGCCAATATCAATGAAATGTTTATTTAAGCGCAAAAAGTAGCCATTAAAGTCGCTATCAGAATAAGACTTCCTGCCAAAACACCATGCCatgtgtaccatttgtgacaTGTACCCTGCTCgttttttttgctaaacagaaacttTGTTAGAAATACTTtaagtgcttaagcagctccatcaAATTGGACCCAGTGGACTATAAGCAACCAAATTTGCTAACTGTAGCATCTGGAGAACTTTGCATGAAGGGCTAGCAGTAAGTGagggaaggttagcatgcctttctGTGTTTACAGTTAGCAACACTTTGAAGTGACAATCAaagagtaagcacaaaatcaacCCTTTAACAGCACCTCTGTCCACTCCAAATCCTactgcatttttttattattttttttttattgattgataACCAGTTAATGGAATGATTTGTTGACCGACTGATCAATTTTCAATTGATTAATATGTTGATTCATTTGCCCTCCAACTTATAAATACAAACTCGTTTTCTACAGACTGGAGAGGTGTTGCTCGGCTTACATGAACTCTAATTATTCTCGAGTCCCTTCCGTCAActttgtctctctctctctcattcCTTTACAGATCACAACCCGAGACGGAACACGAAGCCCGGGTACCAAAGAAAATACTCAAATGCAAAGCCGTGTCGCGGGAAATCAATTTCTCCTCGCTGGAAAAGATGGAGAAGTTTAGGCTAGAACAGCGAGTCCTCTTCAAAGGAAAATGTCTGGAAGGTACGACAGCCTCTCGTAGTAGACTAATCAATCAACCTGTCACTCTCCCTCCCTTTCAAATGAATCTTGGTTCCCAGCACTATATTGGACACCTTTCTCGGTATTGGCGGGAACTGGCAGTGTCTGCCCTGCTTGAGCGAGAAGTGCTATACCGATAGTAACAAATTTGGCTGTTATCGGTAATTTATGCGGCATCTGAAACGAGGCGTAGTCTATGCTCAGTTAGCTACATCACAAATGTCAGCTGTTTTGCAGCTTGCATCCATGCAATGAGGCAACTCATCCATCCATGAGGCACAAAATGATACCAACCTtttatgagggggggggggggggggttgcaaatGATTGTTAGGGGTCTACTGATGTATTTTAGGGTATATTCGGTTGGGAATAATATGAGATTAAAGTGTAAGCACAACATTGGTCAAAGTATTGAAGTTATAAATGTTCAAtgggaattccctgcttctgtaaagctgttaagcagaaaatactgctaagcaaatttatttgctaagcgaaaaatgagtggggcatcAGTTGCAACTATATTAACCTTAATAAATGTTGGCATGTAACCAGTTTCCGTTAAGCAATATCTTTCTGTAgttagcaagttttttgtgctcacaggctttgtgaaattcGCCCAGAATCTGTGTGTGCTGTATCCAATTCATCAAGTATTAAAATATGTCACTGATTGCTACAACAGAATGGTACTTTGACTTTGGCTTTGTAATACCCAACTCAACCAACACATGGCAGTCTCTGATAGAAGCAGCTCCTGAAAACCAAATGATGCCTGCAAATGTACTCAGGTAAgttctcctcctcctcctttCTACCcactcctcctcctcctcctcctcaccTACTCCTCCTTGCTACCCACTCCTACAAAGACACcctttaaagcactggacacctttggtaattgtcaaagaccagtcttctcacttggtgtatcccaacataatgcatcaaataacaaacctgtgaaaatttgagctcaattggttgtcgaagttgcgagagagaataatggaagaaaaaacacccttgtcgcacaagttgtgtgctttcaggatgCCTTGAattaattcgagacctcaaatatttgacctcaaaaactatggtacttagaggtagccgtttctcacaatgttttatactatcaacatctctctatTGCTTAAcaagcaagtaagtttttatgctagcaattatttttagtaattaccaatagtgtccagtgcctttaaaccccctcctcacgccccccccccccaatcccaaCTCCACTACTCCAGACAAAGACATCCATAGTGTAAAGGATTTCACCATTCAGAAAGGGTGACACCTAGGATTACATATTCTAAAGCAAAGAGGCTAATTATAgacaaaatacataaaaacacatgtccatttattaacccaaatcaccagAGGTCGGTCCACACCATAGTTCTTGGTGCTGTGTTGGGAAGTCATCATTCATTTATTACTGTGTATTGAGCATTCTAGGCTAGGCATCACATGGTTAGACATAATTATATGTATGTATTGTATAGCTGCAGGCCTACTGTGATCAGTGCGCTTCAAGTACAGgggctaatttcatagagctgcttaagcaaaaaatttgcttaagcacgaaaatagcttgcttattttacacatgttactggcaaaaatgtcatgccacaaacattgcttgtgactggtatttagctgttgtttacttagcataacaattgagtggagtcttagctggtaatctgattttactaagcaaagattttttttttgcttaagctctatgaaattgggcacagaaagtagctaagcacaacaaaattatgctcacaATATTAAGTTAGaaatccgaaaatctactcagcTGTaccgggtgtctcaaaaaaaactatacacttttgaaattgctgccgaataaaaaataaacgattctggaaaaaaaaaagtttttgtttatggatagcttatggtctcaactttcatatgacaccaaaaacTACGAAAATAATTCATGGCTGGGttagcactgctcacttttgtgaagggttAAAAATAAGGCTGCGCAGGAATTATCCTTCCAATTTGAGAGCTTACAAAATTGAGGGTGATGTAATAAATTCATGCTCAAATACGATCAGTTTTGGTTTGCTGAGTGAAGGTTATGGTTTATtgaaccatttttttaaatattcataagtGAACAGGAAATGCATTTTTGTTCTTGTAGCATTGTAACTTTCCCTGATAGACTCAGTGGTGTCTTCATGTGAGTCGCGATTGTGTGATGGTACATGTAGCAATTGCCATGTTAcaaactgtgtttgtttttgaacatctgtgactttgaataaaaaccttcatcCCGCATTTCAGTTATTGTAAGATGAGTTGAACACTTCATTGGTTTTTCTTAATAATCAGATGGGGATTATGTACAAAGATTGTTCAATAATACGTTTTTTTGAAAACAGGAATGTCAAAGATGTtggctacttattcttcaggttacccattgacctcaggcatgcaactcttccgcgtttccgcagAGTTCcacgttttttttctcttttttttcggatttttttctttagcctaatatatgcctggcattaacagtgtacagCTACAaccatgtaaaataagcctagaacatgctaaaaatgcacctaCACTGTAAGAGCATATAAACCttaacattttctagggtaccattgtgggtatcatgtcccgtggcgtttcggctgcctcgctccgcacttgcgttgtgcctttgaaaatgttcctatttttttttcaacgggtagttgcatgcctgtgaCCTGAAGTAGCCAAAATCTTGGATTGAACTGTGTAAGCTACAAAGGACTTACCTCTCACAAagggaaggctaattcctgcgcagcctTATTTTCAACCCTTCACAAAAGTGCGCAATTCTCAAAcaatcatgaattattttcagaggttttggtgtcatatgaaaggtGAGACCATAAGCTATCCTTACACCTAAACCTTTTTTACCAGGCAAGTAGAcacaaacatggtgttaccgcaaaccaaatatatattgataccttaccatgcaatgcctcaaatcctgtaCATACATATTAAGTtcaccagctaaaataccaagTCACAAGTACCATGTGTGACTGTATCCTGTTtatttctgctgaacagaaacatgttaggcaatgttttctgcttcagcagctctatgacgaCAGTTGACACTGGGACCACACCTGTACAGATCAGAGgcagtaaacaaaatacaaacataaaagGCTTCTATTTGTATGAATTGAAAAAAGCCACGGATCACCGTAGTGAGGATCCATTTAAGTGTAAATGTGAACTGTTCATTTGCGCATTCAAAGTCGTCATTTAGTGGGTGCGCTGGTAAATCTTCCTTTTCATCAGCATTTTTTGTGTACAATTACAGTGAATTAAGCCCTTTGTTTGCCAGGGAGACCTTCGGATCTACGGCGGACGAATAAAGGGGAAACTGTGCATTCGTTTTTAATGTGTGTTGGCTTGTTTTTAAACAGTACAGGAAAAGCTGGCACTCATGTAACAAATGAGATCGCTGCTTATTTTGTGGAATGAAATAacttgtgtctttaaaactTGTTAAGTTTGCTGACTGCAGACGAGTGAGTTGAACAATTAGGATTTTTTTCAGTTGAGATCGCGAAGCCTAATGTAATTCTCTCATGGTTTTTTTGTCTAACTAACAGTGGGAGTGTTGTCATAGAAACCAAATTCTTCGATGACGACCTTCTTGTAAGTACATCCAAAGCCCGCCTCTACTACGTCTGAGAGCTGTCAGGTTCAATTAGACTTAAACTAATGGAGCACCGAGACACACCATCATCAGGTTTTTATTAGTATTTTTCTtataaaacgaaaacaaaaaaacctccACACTGGTGAAACCTTTTGGCAAGGCCTTCGTGTTTGTGGAAAccttattttatatatatctgACGTTATCAATAGAATGCAATCTTGACCTTATAGAGTAGATGACCCtaatgtgacctttgacctcgtgAGCGGGGTGGCAGaggtagaaaaaaaaaccttgcgcTCTTTAGAAAGCTAAGTAAAGTTTTACAAGTACAGTTAATTGGTgtcatttacatttaaaaaaaattggttcGATCTTTGAGGCATGGGGTAAATATTTGGTGGTTACAATATGGGCGTTTGAATATAACACAAGGTGCGTCCCCCACAGTTCAACCAGGAATAAGCCGGTTACAAatcatgtgaaaaaaaatctgGCTACATGATTCACTTAAGTTCATTTGTCGCAGTGGTTTGCATGGAGATAACTCAGCTAGGGCATATTTCTCTGCAGTACGTGTTTATAGCATAAGGTTGTCCAGTGAATATTTTTCACACTCGCTCATGGCAGTCATTGCCAAGGTCCTGAACTTCCAACTTCCAATGCAGAGTTGAGTTACGGGTGTGATATTTTGATTTGACCGCGTTTAGGTAAAAATAGGGAGTTTTCGTTTTGGACGATGGATGGTTCCGCAGCAGtaatgatgacatttggcgtcatctgcgcatgcgtcggctttgaggaaggtcgtccctcaatttctacgacagtacttggggtGTAActgcgttgtgctgaaaacgacaacatTTGGCTGAAAACTAttaaccgtcgcagaaccatccatCGTCGAAAACGAAACCTGCCTAAAATAGCCTTTTCTGGACAGACTGTGTAGGACGCACTGAAGTATGAAATAACCCATTTTAGTGCTACTGTGTAAGACTAAAAAGAAATATTGTCAGAAATGTACTTTTTACATTCCATTACTCCAAGCCAAAATGTGTAATACGAAAAGGGAAGCCCACTTTTTAGATGCATGATAAAATACCGTCCTGATTAACTAGAAATGAGCAtgtatttgtaaataattaatcATTTGAAGAAGGCGAGAAAAAACAAATGGAATCATCACCCAGTTAACTGTATTCTATgccttttttgtaattttatccTATTAACATATTAGTCCTAAAGTCTAATGCATTGTCAGAAACCAGTATTCAAAAAAGCTTTTCTTCTGTTTGTTATCTTTGTGTTAAACTCTGTAAATTTCTTTTTAGTGTGAATCTTCTAAGATGCTAATGGTAAACTAAACGG
The DNA window shown above is from Asterias amurensis chromosome 18, ASM3211899v1 and carries:
- the LOC139950330 gene encoding retinal rod rhodopsin-sensitive cGMP 3',5'-cyclic phosphodiesterase subunit delta-like, which produces MPNRADDIMKGFKLNWMNLRDAESGKILWQGSEDLSQPETEHEARVPKKILKCKAVSREINFSSLEKMEKFRLEQRVLFKGKCLEEWYFDFGFVIPNSTNTWQSLIEAAPENQMMPANVLSGSVVIETKFFDDDLLVSTSKARLYYV